In Glycine max cultivar Williams 82 chromosome 10, Glycine_max_v4.0, whole genome shotgun sequence, the DNA window aaataaccgttataataagctaaaattagcttatagATAGGTTATATAGAGAAACTCCCCATTAGCTTCTTAGCTATTTTTTAACTTCCTTTCAAAACTCAACCCTTTcttgttttctctctctctatttataatatatatacatgaatGAACAATCAATGCATGTATTAAACTAAAGGTGTATGATGCCATAACAtgggtttatatatatagtgcTAAAGTGagcaattcaaaaaattaattggtcAGGGACATTTTTGGTGCAAACAAACAAAGGAgcaattattcaattaaattaagtgttaaaattataagaatatgTATTACAGGgttatgtaaatatatattgaaatattttcagttaattttctaattaataactaatattactTACTATACATTTATCTAATTTAAATGACCcaaattcaatttattaatattaggtGCATGACAAAATGAACCAgtcaaaaactttaattttcaaTGCAAGCTATTAAATATGGAGAATTCTGCTCTACATAATGTATTAAAGAAAGaccttatgattattttttttatggcaaCCTTATGAATATGTGCACAAAGTAATTAATTAGTTCTCGAATCAATATGGAAAAATCAAGTAGCTAAAGTTTCTGGCCTTTTAATTGACACTGATGACTCCAACGTCCACAAGATGATTTTAGGGCACACTGAGACTGGTCCAATTCAAAGATCTGGAGACTCATTTTCTGTTTCAGATATTGTAAGAACATTGCCAAAGTTTTCATTTATTGGCGATTTATGAGAATCACCGGCCGGCTGCTTCACAAAACTTGTAGTGGACGAAAAAAAACATTGCCAGGAATTATAATCTGCAAATATATATAGAcaatatattttagttactgtagaggcaaaaaaaaaatgatttggaCAAGTACATAAACTAACATGATTTTTGAAGGGATATTACGCTTAAATTGTTGGAATATTTTCCTTATATGACATTACTGCATAGTTTGTGCGAtctacaataaattaaattaaaaatgtaaaatatgttagattattatttttatatttaatgaatttttttaatgaaaacattaataaaaCATGAGATGAAAATattcttatattaaaaaacaatttatttataaatagaaataaaatgctaggataaaaaaataatttaaacaaaaacaataagagtttaaaatcttaaaaagttttaaaacaataattaactaaaaatatatttttgtctataaaataaaagaaaaatgtatacaatttatataaatatatcttttattaattaGGGTAACTTAATATCTTTgagctaaaaattaaatttacaactttcagataactttttaattatttttgccaaataaattaatattagaaaatataaatgttaaGGGCGTGATCGTATATGATATTCAGCttttacaattatatatattgttggtagtaaatttattttctcaCGTTCTTAAAGTTACATTTtgctaaaaattaaacaaaaaaacataaaagaagatATTGGAAGAAttgatcacaaaaaaaaaaatgatgtgggatgaattaatgatgatagAGGAAGGTACATGTAATGTGCTTTCACACTTGACATCAATATGAATATATCATGATTTGAAAGTTCTCATTCTCCTCATGtacgtatatatatatgtttactaaaaatttataaaaaaatggatatatatatatatatatatatatatatatatatatatatatatatatatatatatatatataaataaaagttcaTGATGATGAGCTAAAGGATTGAcgtaatgatataaaattttattatgtttacaTAAGTGGAAATGATTTATTTAGTGGGAGAATGTGTGTGATTCTCACCATGTGTAAAATTCTCTTACGTCAGCGGCAGTTTCATACCGCGAGCAAAATTAATCTCTATTCCAGTAGATTAAAAGTGATCTTTGACCTAAGACCAAAAAATATAAGTCCATGATAACATCATATCTATAAAAATGGAatgaaaagttataaaaatattgttggacttacatatatataattaatgggAATCTCGGAAAACTTTTGAAGTTCCATCCTCTTCCTGTCATGTATATCCAGCAACATGAtcatttttgcataatttatagataaaaattaaaagtcacACACAcaacagaaagaaaaagaaagagttgaGTGAATTGAAAACGAACCAATGGTATGTCAAAGAGGCTTCTTCTACGTTTTCTTGTCTCGATAGCACCAATTCTAAGAAAATACTTTTGTGCATGACTTGCAACTTGGGTGGGAGTCTTTGTTCTCACATAGTTCTTTGAGATTTCCTTCCAGTTACCTTTTCCAAGATGCTTTAAACCACTTAGGAAATCCTTATGTTCTTTCTCAGTCCAAGGTTTTCCTAAAGGAACACATaagtcataatttttatttttattcagctTATTAATAATtccacaagaaaaataaataaattagtggACCAACTTGCTGCGGTCCGACGGGCCAGGTCACGCTTGTAAAATGCTACTTCCAACACTAGTAGATCTATCTGATtcagtattattaatttttttccttttaaaatcaatataattttaaatgaaaataaataaatgagccATTTTGACAGCCtaaccaacaaaaacatatcttaTGAAAAATTTGGGCTGTGAACCCATTTGAAAGCTTTATGTTTTGCTTTTCTCtttatgtaaaaggaaaaaaaaaaaacacaaacacaatgtaaaatataaaaggacAAAACTTATGTACAATGATAGGTTTCTATTGGTACTGTATGTGTTGTTGTGAAATAAGAATTAGAGATTCACATGAATAATGTGCATGCAATTCtttaatgcaatttttttttactgaagtgaaacttcaattttaatcaaataacacCACCTATAGAACTAACTGTACGTaagttttttcctttaaaaactactgcaagaattaatttttccccgtaaattgaaaca includes these proteins:
- the LOC106794827 gene encoding probable transcription factor At5g61620, which translates into the protein MTCNEKSEGCLMLFGVNILAKNPIRDGVPKCSSMLNRSYCHGEEEINANKENSEGGYLSDVLVQQRHNFHDKKNKGKPWTEKEHKDFLSGLKHLGKGNWKEISKNYVRTKTPTQVASHAQKYFLRIGAIETRKRRRSLFDIPLEEDGTSKVFRDSH